TGATGGCCGGTCTGATGATGGTGCCGCAGGCGCTGGGCTCGATCATCGCGAAGTGGGCAGTGAACCGGGCGCTGGTGCACTACGGCTACCGCCGCCTGCTGCTCGGCAACACGCTGATCGTGGCCGCGCTGCTGGCCGCGTTCGCCCTGCTCGGCCCGAGCTCACCGGTGTGGGTGATCGCATTGCTGACCTTCGCCTACGGCGGCTTCGCCGGCCTGCAGTACACCACCATGAACACGCTGATCTACACCGACCTGGACATCCGGCATGCCTCGATGGCCTCGTCGATGGCCTCGACCGTGCAGTACCTGGCGATGAGCTTCGGCATCGCGCTGTCTACCTTGCTAATGGAAGCGATGCTGCAGGGACATGCCCACGAGGACTACGTGGTGGCGTTCCGCTGGACCATGGTGTTGCTGGCGGCGATCACCGCAGCGGCCAGCAGCGTGTTCAGCCGGCTGCGTCACGACCGTCCGTTGCCCGATGCCACCGCACGCACCAGCGGCGCTGCCTGATGCGGGAACCTGCATGTAGCATGCAGTCTTTGTCGAAGGCCCAGGCACGCGCCGCATGCACCACGCCAGCGAGATCCTGTTCACCCTGTTCGTCGTGTTCGTCGCCGCCCAGGTCGGTGGCGAGATCGCGCAGCGGCTGAAGCTGCCCGGCGTGGTCGGCGAGATCGCCGCCGGCTGCGCGATCGGCCCCTCGCTGCTGGGCTGGATCACGCCCGAACAGATCGCCACCGGCACCCCGCTCGACGTGCTGGCCGAGCTCGGCGTGATCCTGCTGCTGTTCGCGGTGGGCCTGGAAACGCGGCTGGAGGACCTGAAGAAGGTCGGCAAGGTGGCGTTTACGGTCGGCGTGGTCGGCGTGCTGGTGCCGTTCGGCATGGGCAGCGTGTGGGCGCACGGCAACGGCCTCGACTGGGACCGCTCGCTGTTCGTCGCGGCCGCGTTCGTGGCCACCTCGGCCGGCATCACCGCGCGCGTGCTGCAGGAGCTGAACGCGCTGCAGCGCATCGAGAGCAAGGTGATCCTCGGCGCGGCGGTAATCGACGATGTCCTGGCCATGCTGCTGCTCGGCGTGGTGGTGTCGCTGCAGGGCGGCGGCAGCATCGACGCCGCGCACCTGCTGGTGGTGCTGGCCGGCGCGGTCGGCTTCATCGCGGTGATCGGCTGGGGCGGCGCGCGGGTGATGCGCTGGAACTCCGCCTGGCTGGACAAGCCGCTCGGCCCGCATTCGCCGCTGATGATCGTGCTGGCGCTGTGCCTGGGTCTGGCCTGGCTGTCCACCCGCTTCGGCCTGGCCGCGATCATCGGCGCGTTTCTGGCCGGCATGATCGCCTCGGAAACCCGCCAGCAGCACACCCTGGAAAAGCAGACCCAGCCGCTGCTGGCCCTGCTCACCCCATTCTTCTTCGTGGTCACCGGCAGCAAGGTCGACCTGCACGAGCTGGCCAGTGCCGAGGCGTTGTGGATGCTGGCCGTGGTCACCGCAATCGCCATCGTCTCCAAGTTGGTCGGCGGCTGGCTCGGCTCGCTCACGCTGGGCACGCGCAGCGCCACCATCATCGGCTTCGGCATGGTGCCGCGCGGCGAAGTCGGCATCGTGGTCGCCACGCTGGGCCTCGCCGCCGGCGTGTTCGACAACCGCATCTACGCGATCATCGTGGCGATGTCGCTGCTCACCGCGATGGTGACGCCGCCGGTGCTGGCGTGGCTGCTGAAACGCAGCGCCGGCGCCGGCCCGGTCGAGGTTCCCGACGTGCGCGGCTGAATGCCGCTTCGACGCGCCGGAGCCGACGGCGCTACGCTGTCCGCACCGGCGCCGCCGGACCCGCCGACACCGACCGGAACCGAAGCATGGACGAGACCACGCCCGACACTGCCGCGCCGCTGATCCGCAACCGCACCTTCGACGAGATCGCCCTCGGCGACAGCGCGACGGTCGAGCGCGTGCTGACCGCCGCCGACGTGCAGCTGCTGGCGACCCTGTACGGCGACGGCGATCCGCAGCGGCTGGATCCGGCATGCGCCGCCTCGCCCGCTTTCCACGACATGATCGGCCACGGCATGTGGGGCGTGGCGCTGATTGCCACCGCGCTGGGCACGCGCCTGCCGGGCGCCGGCACCACCTGCCTGGAACAGGCGCTGCGTTTCCATGCGCCGCTGCACATCGGTGACACGCTGGCGGTGCAGGTGCAGGCGATCGCGCGGGATGCCGCCACCCGGCAGATCCGCTTCGCCTGCCGCGGCGTCAACCAGCATGGCGTGCTGGCGATCGACGGCACGGTGGAGGTGCTCGCGCCCGCCGAGCACATCGAATACGCTGCCACCCGCCTGCCGGCAGTGCGGCTGCCCGACGGCGACGGCCGCCCGCTGGTGGCCCGCGCGCTGGCACTGGGTGCGATCCGCGTCGCGGTGGTGCATCCCTGCGACGAAACCAGCCTCGGCGCCGCACTGGACGCGCGCGCGGCCGGCTTGATCGAACCGGTGCTGGTGGCGCCGCAGGCGAAACTCGCGGAGGTGGCGCGCCAGGCCAGGCTCGATCTTGCCGGCATCGCCATCGAGGACGTGCCGCACAGCCACGCCGCCGCTGCGCGCGCGGTCGAGCTGGCCGCCGGCGGTCGCGTCGATGCGCTGATGAAGGGCAGCCTGCACACCGACGAGCTGATGGCCGCCGTGGTGGCTTCCGCGACCGGCCTGCGCACGGCGCGGCGCATCTCGCACTGCTACCTGATGCACAGCCCGGCGTATCCGCGCCCGTTCATCATCACCGACGGCGCGGTCAACATCGCGCCCACACTGGAGGAGAAGGCCGACATCGTGCGCAACGCGATCGACCTGGCGCACATCCTCGGCGTGACCACGCCGCGAGTGGCGATCCTTGCCGCGGTGGAGACGGTCAACCCGCGCATGCAGACCACGCTCGACGCCGCCGCGCTGTGCAAGATGGCCGACCGCGGCCAGATCACCGGCGCGGTGCTGGACGGGCCGCTGGCGTTCGACAACGCGATCTCCGCCGCGGCCGCGCGGATCAAGGGCATCGAATCGAACGTGGCCGGCCTGGCCGACATCCTGCTGGTACCCGACCTGGAAAGCGGCAACATGCTGGCCAAGCAACTGGAATACCTGGGCGGCGCGAGCAGCGCGGCAGTGGTGATGGGTGCGCGCGTGCCGATCGTGCTGACCAGCCGCGCCGATTCGCGCGAATCACGCATCGCCTCGTGTGCGCTCGCCGCGCTGGTGGCCCACCGTTACCGGCTCAGCCCGCCATG
This genomic stretch from Rhodanobacter thiooxydans harbors:
- a CDS encoding cation:proton antiporter; the encoded protein is MHHASEILFTLFVVFVAAQVGGEIAQRLKLPGVVGEIAAGCAIGPSLLGWITPEQIATGTPLDVLAELGVILLLFAVGLETRLEDLKKVGKVAFTVGVVGVLVPFGMGSVWAHGNGLDWDRSLFVAAAFVATSAGITARVLQELNALQRIESKVILGAAVIDDVLAMLLLGVVVSLQGGGSIDAAHLLVVLAGAVGFIAVIGWGGARVMRWNSAWLDKPLGPHSPLMIVLALCLGLAWLSTRFGLAAIIGAFLAGMIASETRQQHTLEKQTQPLLALLTPFFFVVTGSKVDLHELASAEALWMLAVVTAIAIVSKLVGGWLGSLTLGTRSATIIGFGMVPRGEVGIVVATLGLAAGVFDNRIYAIIVAMSLLTAMVTPPVLAWLLKRSAGAGPVEVPDVRG
- a CDS encoding bifunctional enoyl-CoA hydratase/phosphate acetyltransferase, whose translation is MDETTPDTAAPLIRNRTFDEIALGDSATVERVLTAADVQLLATLYGDGDPQRLDPACAASPAFHDMIGHGMWGVALIATALGTRLPGAGTTCLEQALRFHAPLHIGDTLAVQVQAIARDAATRQIRFACRGVNQHGVLAIDGTVEVLAPAEHIEYAATRLPAVRLPDGDGRPLVARALALGAIRVAVVHPCDETSLGAALDARAAGLIEPVLVAPQAKLAEVARQARLDLAGIAIEDVPHSHAAAARAVELAAGGRVDALMKGSLHTDELMAAVVASATGLRTARRISHCYLMHSPAYPRPFIITDGAVNIAPTLEEKADIVRNAIDLAHILGVTTPRVAILAAVETVNPRMQTTLDAAALCKMADRGQITGAVLDGPLAFDNAISAAAARIKGIESNVAGLADILLVPDLESGNMLAKQLEYLGGASSAAVVMGARVPIVLTSRADSRESRIASCALAALVAHRYRLSPP